Proteins co-encoded in one Sporosarcina sp. FSL K6-1522 genomic window:
- a CDS encoding undecaprenyl-diphosphate phosphatase: MGEFDIILIVKMILIVQGFTESIPVSFSGHVMIASEILELGEQGFTFAILTNIASLFAILYVYRKDIARLAGNSILYLKTRNSRYKSDFRFVSFIVIGTIPAGVLGFLLSDYLAERVSMTTMAMMLFITGIALWLIRNLKGHKGEGDTTTKDAYLVGLGQAVALLPGISRSGATIISAVAVGMKQETALRFSFMLYIPVILGGVIHGFSDFLNEPNKVDLAIPYAAAFIATLLMTYFAMKWFMGNMKNGKLVYFTYYCFIVGALLLNFF, from the coding sequence CCTGTATCGTTTAGTGGGCACGTAATGATTGCTAGTGAAATTTTAGAGCTAGGTGAACAAGGATTTACTTTTGCTATCTTAACAAATATAGCGTCATTATTTGCGATACTTTATGTTTATAGAAAAGATATCGCAAGACTTGCAGGAAACTCCATTCTGTATTTGAAGACGCGAAACTCTCGCTATAAGAGTGATTTTCGTTTTGTATCCTTCATCGTCATTGGGACAATTCCAGCAGGTGTGCTTGGCTTCTTATTAAGTGATTATCTAGCAGAAAGAGTTAGCATGACAACGATGGCGATGATGCTCTTTATAACGGGGATTGCCTTATGGTTAATTCGCAATCTGAAAGGGCATAAAGGCGAGGGGGATACTACAACTAAGGATGCTTACCTTGTTGGATTAGGGCAGGCTGTTGCATTATTACCAGGAATTAGTCGTTCGGGTGCAACGATTATTTCAGCAGTTGCTGTAGGCATGAAACAGGAGACGGCACTTCGATTTTCATTTATGTTGTATATTCCTGTGATCCTCGGAGGCGTTATACACGGTTTTTCTGATTTTTTAAATGAGCCGAATAAAGTGGATTTAGCAATTCCATATGCTGCTGCATTTATTGCAACACTGTTAATGACTTATTTTGCGATGAAGTGGTTTATGGGAAATATGAAAAACGGTAAGCTGGTTTATTTCACATATTATTGTTTTATCGTAGGAGCATTACTGCTGAATTTTTTCTAA